The Argopecten irradians isolate NY chromosome 4, Ai_NY, whole genome shotgun sequence genome has a window encoding:
- the LOC138322189 gene encoding probable ATP-dependent DNA helicase RecS, giving the protein MATPTFDMCCQLALNQYGVSFDLKAEQKCVLEHIFSGQDTLAILPTGYGKSLIFQLIPYMMSFKLQSQCPLITLVVTPISAIMEDQLRSLASKNIKAGHLLIDGTKFKTFEVGSDGEISEHLHNVTNLAEAGHSHPESLVCNNKVRKLLASKPLCDRICCIAVDEVHMISEW; this is encoded by the coding sequence ATGGCGACGCCCACATTTGACATGTGTTGCCAATTGGCATTAAATCAATACGGTGTTTCTTTCGATCTGAAAGCGGAACAGAAGTGCGTTTTAGAACATATATTTAGTGGACAAGATACTCTCGCGATTTTACCAACAGGTTATGGCAAAAGTCTAATTTTCCAGCTTATTCCTTACATGATGAGTTTTAAGCTACAAAGCCAATGTCCCCTTATAACATTAGTTGTGACGCCAATATCGGCGATCATGGAAGATCAGTTGCGATCTTTGGCGAGTAAAAACATCAAAGCAGGCCATCTCCTTATAGACGGGACTAAATTTAAAACGTTCGAGGTTGGCTCTGATGGTGAAATATCAGAACATTTACACAATGTGACAAATTTAGCAGAGGCAGGTCATTCTCATCCCGAATCTCTGGTGTGCAATAATAAAGTGAGAAAGCTGTTAGCATCAAAACCTTTGTGTGACAGGATCTGTTGTATTGCTGTTGACGAGGTCCACATGATTAGTGAATGGTAG
- the LOC138322190 gene encoding homeobox protein rough-like codes for MFSIPTSLKSSFPDSKDDGGSKSIKSDTLKSMTQKLQIDTLNADSIPQGAHIGGPFSAFSSWKPGNIGVDGARQLLHSAGLDKISSVEYPKQWLGEHSPVSYSLGTQGLPMTPVFAGIMQRRKRRENRPRRQRTTFTSEQTLKLELEYNRTEYISRPRRYELAEILNLSENQIKIWFQNRRAKEKRIEKAHQDQQIRSSNMTNIGMTPFPTSGPYSMFCGPCVWPYPPGTLTNVLASPTKPT; via the exons ATGTTTTCTATTCCTACATCGTTAAAAAGTAGTTTCCCGGATTCAAAGGATGACGGGGGCAGTAAAAGTATAAAAAGTGAtactctgaaaagtatgacgcaAAAATTACAAATAGACACTTTGAATGCGGACAGTATACCACAAGGCGCGCATATTGGAGGACCTTTCTCGGCATTTTCTTCTTGGAAGCCAGGAAACATAGGCGTGGATGGGGCACGGCAGTTACTCCACTCAGCTGGACTCGACAAGATTTCGTCAGTGGAATACCCAAAGCAATGGCTAGGGGAACACTCACCCGTCTCTTACTCACTGGGTACACAAGGACTTCCAATGACACCCGTGTTTGCTGGAATCA TGCAGAGACGAAAAAGACGCGAAAATCGCCCTCGACGACAGAGAACGACATTCACAAGTGAACAGACCCTAAAACTCGAACTCGAGTATAACAGAACAGAATATATTTCCAGACCTCGAAGATATGAACTGGCAGAAATTCTAAACCTCTcagaaaatcaaattaaaatatggTTTCAAAACCGTAGAGCCAAGGAGAAACGAATTGAGAAAGCTCACCAGGATCAGCAAATAAG GAGCAGCAACATGACAAACATTGGAATGACCCCGTTCCCTACTTCCGGTCCGTATTCCATGTTCTGTGGCCCCTGTGTGTGGCCATACCCCCCGGGAACACTCACCAATGTCCTTGCCTCTCCAACAAAACCGACGTAG